The Pyrococcus kukulkanii genome contains a region encoding:
- a CDS encoding FKBP-type peptidyl-prolyl cis-trans isomerase, with protein MKVEKGDVIRLHYIGKVKETGEIFDTTYEDVAKDAGIYNPKGVYGPVPIAVGAGHVISGLDKRLIGLEVGKKYTIEVPPEEGFGVRDPRLIKVFTLGQFRKQGIVPFPGLEIEVTTDDGRKLKGRVLTVSGGRVRVDFNHPLAGKTLVYEVEIVEKVEDPIEKIKALIELRLPMIDTKDVMIEVGEKDVKIDFTRVEIDPKTLILGEILLESDIKFIGYEKVEFKPTVEELLKPRDQVSESESEEAKKEEKENGDSNREQTQSS; from the coding sequence ATGAAAGTGGAAAAGGGAGATGTTATTAGGCTACACTACATTGGCAAGGTAAAAGAAACGGGAGAGATATTTGACACAACTTACGAGGATGTTGCCAAGGATGCTGGAATTTATAATCCTAAGGGAGTCTATGGCCCGGTTCCAATTGCCGTTGGAGCAGGTCATGTTATATCTGGGTTAGATAAGAGACTTATTGGCCTTGAGGTTGGGAAAAAGTACACTATAGAAGTCCCTCCAGAGGAGGGATTCGGAGTTAGAGACCCAAGGTTGATCAAAGTATTTACTCTTGGTCAGTTCAGAAAGCAGGGAATTGTACCCTTCCCAGGACTTGAGATAGAAGTGACGACGGATGATGGAAGAAAACTGAAGGGTAGGGTTTTAACAGTTAGCGGAGGAAGGGTTAGAGTTGATTTTAATCATCCCTTAGCAGGAAAAACGTTAGTTTATGAAGTTGAAATTGTGGAAAAAGTAGAAGACCCGATAGAAAAGATAAAAGCCTTAATAGAGCTTAGACTGCCAATGATTGATACCAAAGACGTTATGATTGAAGTAGGCGAAAAAGATGTTAAGATAGACTTCACTAGGGTCGAAATAGATCCAAAAACTCTCATTTTGGGAGAAATTCTCCTTGAGAGTGACATAAAATTCATTGGATATGAAAAAGTTGAGTTCAAGCCGACTGTGGAGGAATTACTTAAGCCAAGAGATCAGGTTTCTGAATCTGAGTCTGAGGAGGCCAAAAAAGAGGAGAAAGAAAACGGGGATAGCAATAGGGAACAAACACAATCCTCTTAA
- a CDS encoding S-layer protein, producing the protein MKVKKIAALAVGAAVAGATLGIASAQVQVPEIPKEFFVKDGQPNVKIVVGSEGAAMDVVSAADIAAAIGSLLYTEKDIKVEDVSVVVKKDITEPLGKIPVFNNYDTNSAHLYTEDMNLTDVEAWWNGAAFSATFDNSVWADALYNASEDTGNYLKMRVDNVAMLDDTELSAALQLSGIRLVGINETEEKDIEDFKDFKVEVPEVVANISFVIYNYTIEGPTTTDKITKESTTPTDNLITNLVLDNSTLGVYYPEYDGYTIISESVVDDTGVTDGTTLKILDKEFPIIKVGEDVVNGKTCDDCFTYGKDWGEDYYNRGQTAEFDGYKVTVLDIDAYKDKALLKVVSPSGDEETVSLALEGTESVVLFGGGIRIQLLDTFVGVAGTTSVKLHVWTDLKVFKSGDEVVSGWVAEFKVEDGAIKWLALKNKESLSGDTVKLFDTYVVDYKSTIYGPKKRSDDKKAYAMEAYVYIEPAERQYDVETVSLGDEISDTGYKVEDIKVEFSPTKAYIANKITEPITVLDTEVMEQGLENVKSNLILVGGPVVNKVTAALAEDLGVPADYEGWKEKYGTGAESGQVIYKPECSKIGGYGVVLVAGTDREGTRAAAEALLEYISKL; encoded by the coding sequence ATGAAGGTTAAGAAAATCGCGGCACTTGCAGTTGGTGCCGCAGTGGCTGGAGCAACCCTTGGCATTGCTTCAGCTCAGGTTCAGGTTCCCGAGATCCCAAAAGAGTTCTTCGTTAAGGATGGTCAACCAAACGTTAAGATTGTTGTTGGTAGCGAAGGAGCTGCCATGGATGTTGTGAGTGCAGCTGACATTGCCGCTGCGATTGGAAGCCTACTCTACACGGAGAAGGACATTAAAGTTGAGGACGTTAGTGTCGTTGTTAAGAAGGACATAACAGAGCCACTTGGTAAGATACCTGTATTTAACAACTATGACACGAACTCAGCTCACTTGTACACTGAGGACATGAACCTTACTGATGTTGAGGCTTGGTGGAATGGAGCTGCATTCTCGGCAACATTTGACAACTCAGTTTGGGCTGATGCCCTCTACAACGCTAGTGAGGATACTGGTAACTACCTAAAGATGAGGGTTGACAACGTTGCAATGCTTGATGATACCGAGCTTTCAGCTGCACTTCAGCTCAGTGGAATTAGGCTCGTTGGCATAAATGAAACTGAAGAGAAAGACATTGAGGACTTCAAGGACTTCAAGGTCGAGGTTCCCGAAGTAGTTGCTAACATCTCATTTGTCATATACAACTACACAATTGAAGGTCCAACCACGACTGACAAGATAACCAAGGAGAGCACAACTCCAACAGACAACCTAATTACAAACTTAGTGCTCGACAACTCAACCCTAGGGGTCTACTACCCGGAGTATGATGGTTACACGATTATCAGTGAGTCTGTTGTAGATGACACTGGAGTTACTGACGGGACAACTCTCAAGATCTTGGACAAGGAGTTCCCAATAATAAAGGTCGGAGAGGACGTTGTAAACGGAAAAACATGTGACGATTGCTTCACCTACGGTAAGGACTGGGGAGAGGACTACTATAATAGAGGCCAGACTGCAGAATTTGATGGGTACAAGGTAACTGTCCTTGATATTGACGCTTACAAGGACAAGGCTCTCCTCAAGGTCGTAAGCCCAAGCGGTGACGAGGAGACAGTTTCACTAGCCCTAGAAGGTACTGAGTCAGTAGTTCTCTTCGGTGGAGGAATTAGGATTCAGCTCCTTGACACATTCGTCGGTGTCGCTGGAACGACAAGCGTTAAGCTACACGTCTGGACCGACCTTAAGGTCTTCAAGAGCGGTGATGAAGTAGTTTCAGGCTGGGTAGCAGAGTTCAAGGTCGAGGACGGGGCAATCAAGTGGCTCGCCCTTAAGAACAAAGAATCACTTTCAGGCGACACTGTAAAGCTCTTCGATACCTATGTTGTCGACTACAAGTCAACAATCTATGGGCCTAAGAAGAGATCGGATGATAAGAAGGCTTACGCAATGGAGGCTTATGTCTACATTGAGCCAGCTGAGAGGCAGTACGACGTCGAGACGGTCTCACTTGGAGACGAGATCAGTGACACTGGATACAAGGTTGAGGACATCAAGGTTGAATTCAGCCCAACTAAGGCTTACATAGCAAACAAGATTACTGAGCCAATAACAGTCCTTGACACCGAGGTTATGGAGCAGGGACTTGAGAACGTCAAGAGCAACCTTATCCTCGTTGGTGGTCCAGTTGTTAACAAGGTTACTGCCGCCTTGGCAGAAGATCTTGGAGTTCCAGCAGACTATGAGGGCTGGAAGGAGAAGTATGGCACCGGTGCTGAGAGCGGTCAGGTCATCTACAAGCCTGAGTGCAGCAAGATCGGCGGCTATGGCGTTGTCCTCGTCGCTGGTACTGACAGAGAAGGAACCAGAGCAGCTGCTGAGGCATTACTTGAGTACATTTCAAAGCTCTGA
- the psmB gene encoding archaeal proteasome endopeptidase complex subunit beta codes for MLHLTEKLKGTTTVGIVCKDGVVLAADKRASFGNMVYTKNVTKIHKIDEHLAIAGAGSVGDILNLVRVLRAEAKLYRANVGKPMSVKGLATLLANILNGTKYFPYSVWFLVGGYDDKPRVFSVDMVGGVTEDNYVAAGSGMEFAYSVLDSEYRENIGVKEGIKLAIKAINAATKRDVFSGDGILVVTITEEGYRELKNSELKTLLRQ; via the coding sequence GTGTTGCACTTGACTGAGAAACTTAAAGGAACAACAACTGTAGGCATTGTTTGTAAGGATGGAGTGGTACTAGCTGCAGACAAAAGGGCAAGTTTTGGGAATATGGTGTACACCAAGAACGTCACTAAAATACATAAGATAGATGAGCACTTAGCCATAGCAGGGGCTGGCAGTGTTGGAGATATTCTTAACTTGGTGAGAGTATTGAGGGCAGAGGCTAAGTTATACAGGGCAAATGTTGGAAAGCCAATGAGTGTTAAAGGTTTAGCAACACTCTTGGCGAATATACTTAATGGAACAAAGTATTTCCCGTATTCTGTGTGGTTCTTAGTAGGAGGTTATGATGACAAGCCAAGAGTCTTTTCTGTGGATATGGTAGGGGGTGTTACAGAAGATAACTATGTTGCTGCTGGTAGTGGAATGGAATTTGCGTATTCGGTGCTTGACTCTGAATATAGAGAGAATATTGGGGTAAAGGAGGGCATTAAACTTGCTATTAAGGCAATTAATGCCGCAACAAAAAGGGATGTATTCTCGGGAGATGGTATTCTTGTAGTTACCATAACCGAGGAGGGCTACAGAGAACTCAAAAATTCGGAACTGAAAACCCTTCTGAGGCAGTGA
- the trmY gene encoding tRNA (pseudouridine(54)-N(1))-methyltransferase TrmY — protein MRVFIIKANEAHTDFDFSLKDLPGTSGRIDLICRALNAAFHLSHSFRKNVRVYVTFLGPPDPPKTIRFEGPKIRPKILNPDEISIAKVIGKALKVGRNIRNPTKEVEVLPGIFISRMTFEDVVKRNVKMNLYLLEEGGKDISKLVFPKDNLAFILGDHLGLTKEDLSFLEGIAEKISIGPKAYLTSHVISFVNIYLDRVGIP, from the coding sequence ATGAGGGTGTTTATTATAAAAGCCAATGAAGCTCATACGGACTTTGATTTCAGTCTTAAGGATTTGCCAGGGACTAGTGGACGAATCGATTTAATATGTAGGGCATTAAATGCTGCATTCCATTTATCTCATTCTTTTCGTAAAAATGTTAGGGTTTATGTAACGTTTCTGGGACCTCCCGATCCTCCTAAGACTATAAGATTCGAAGGACCAAAGATAAGACCTAAGATTTTAAATCCTGATGAGATTTCAATTGCAAAGGTAATTGGAAAGGCATTGAAAGTTGGGAGGAATATAAGAAACCCCACTAAAGAGGTTGAAGTTCTTCCTGGAATTTTTATAAGTAGAATGACCTTTGAAGACGTTGTTAAGAGGAACGTGAAGATGAATCTTTATCTTCTTGAGGAGGGAGGTAAAGATATATCCAAGCTTGTGTTTCCAAAAGATAATTTAGCTTTTATCCTTGGAGACCACCTAGGCCTAACTAAGGAGGATCTATCATTCCTAGAAGGGATTGCTGAGAAAATAAGCATCGGGCCAAAGGCATACCTTACTTCCCATGTAATCTCGTTTGTTAACATTTATCTCGATAGAGTGGGAATCCCTTAG
- a CDS encoding TIGR00153 family protein, with product MFGGKENDVFTKIEDHLNAVEETLERFREMFHAYLNRDIKKAEDLLKDVERNEGKADDLRREIELMLYAGAFIPANRGDYIRLSELIDNIADAAESAAHTLIFAKPNVPENLKEELLKLVDDSLKTFEYLKLSALALEKDVDKALDLAKETEIQEEKADKIEYEVLRKIFSDKNISTYAKLIWNQVITKIGDIADRAEDASDHIMLMAVKRR from the coding sequence ATGTTTGGCGGAAAGGAAAATGATGTGTTCACTAAGATTGAAGATCATTTAAACGCAGTTGAAGAAACACTAGAACGATTTAGGGAAATGTTCCATGCATATTTGAATAGGGATATTAAAAAAGCTGAAGATTTACTTAAAGACGTTGAGAGAAATGAAGGAAAAGCTGATGATCTTAGGAGGGAAATTGAATTAATGCTATATGCTGGAGCGTTTATTCCAGCTAATAGAGGGGATTACATAAGGCTTAGCGAACTTATAGATAATATAGCAGATGCCGCAGAAAGTGCCGCTCATACCTTAATTTTTGCCAAACCTAACGTTCCCGAAAATCTTAAGGAGGAACTTCTCAAACTCGTCGATGACTCACTTAAAACATTCGAATATCTAAAACTTTCAGCTTTAGCCCTTGAAAAAGATGTAGACAAAGCATTAGACTTGGCAAAAGAAACTGAGATTCAAGAGGAGAAAGCTGACAAAATTGAATATGAAGTACTTAGGAAAATTTTCTCTGACAAGAATATTTCAACATACGCAAAGCTTATCTGGAACCAAGTAATCACGAAGATTGGTGACATTGCTGATAGAGCCGAAGATGCGTCAGATCACATAATGTTAATGGCAGTTAAAAGGAGGTGA
- a CDS encoding beta-CASP ribonuclease aCPSF1 — MIKRETQVDQILKDIRAIVSQMVPKEARITEIEFEGPELVIYVKNPEAIMKNGELIKDLAKVLKKRISIRPDPEVLLPPEEAEKMIYEIVPKEAEITNISFDPSVGEVLIEAKKPGLVIGKNGETLRLITQKVRWAPRVVRTPPLQSQTIYSIRQILQTESKDRRKFLRQVGRNIYRKPEYKSRWIRITGLGGFREVGRSALLVQTDESFVLVDFGVNVAAMNDPYKAFPHFDAPEFQYILKEGLLDAIIITHAHLDHSGMLPYLFRYNLFDGPIYTTPPTRDLMVLLQKDFIEIQQSNGQEPLYRPKDIKEVIKHTITLDYGEVRDISPDIRLTLHNAGHILGSAIVHLHIGNGLHNIAITGDFKFIPTRLLEPANAKFPRLETLIMESTYGGSNDIQMPREEAEKRLIEVIHQTIKRGGKVLIPAMAVGRAQEVMMVLEEYARIGGIDVPIYLDGMIWEATAIHTAYPEYLSRRLREQIFKEGYNPFLSEIFHPVANSRERQDIIDSKEPAIIIASSGMLVGGPSVEYFKQLAPDPKNSIIFVSYQAEGTLGRQVQNGAREIPMIGEEGRTEVIKVNMEVYTIDGFSGHADRRELMNYVAKVRPRPERVITVHGEPQKCLDLATSIHKKFGLSTRAPNNLDTIRLR; from the coding sequence TTGATTAAGAGAGAGACCCAAGTTGATCAGATATTGAAAGACATTAGAGCTATTGTTAGTCAGATGGTGCCTAAGGAAGCAAGAATTACTGAGATAGAGTTCGAAGGACCAGAGCTTGTAATTTATGTTAAAAATCCTGAGGCTATAATGAAGAATGGAGAGTTAATTAAGGACTTGGCAAAAGTTCTTAAAAAGAGAATAAGTATTAGGCCAGATCCTGAAGTTTTGTTACCCCCTGAGGAAGCTGAAAAAATGATCTATGAAATTGTCCCCAAAGAGGCTGAGATTACAAATATTTCTTTTGACCCTTCTGTTGGTGAAGTTCTTATTGAAGCCAAGAAACCTGGTCTCGTTATTGGTAAAAATGGTGAGACTCTTAGGCTAATAACTCAAAAGGTCAGATGGGCACCTAGGGTAGTTAGGACTCCTCCCTTACAAAGTCAGACGATATATTCTATAAGACAAATCCTTCAGACTGAGAGCAAGGATAGGAGAAAGTTTCTTAGACAAGTTGGGAGGAATATTTACAGGAAACCTGAATACAAAAGTAGATGGATAAGGATTACAGGTCTTGGGGGATTTAGAGAAGTTGGTAGAAGCGCTCTTTTGGTGCAAACCGATGAGAGCTTTGTCTTGGTAGATTTTGGAGTTAATGTTGCTGCAATGAACGATCCATACAAAGCCTTCCCACATTTTGATGCACCTGAGTTTCAATACATCTTAAAAGAAGGTCTATTGGATGCGATAATAATTACCCATGCTCATCTTGATCATAGTGGGATGCTCCCCTACTTATTTAGGTACAACCTCTTTGATGGTCCAATATATACTACCCCTCCCACTAGGGATTTGATGGTTCTCCTTCAGAAAGACTTTATAGAGATTCAACAAAGCAATGGTCAGGAGCCTCTTTATAGGCCTAAAGATATTAAGGAAGTCATAAAGCATACAATAACTCTTGATTATGGGGAAGTTAGGGATATATCCCCTGATATAAGATTAACTCTCCATAATGCAGGTCATATCTTAGGGTCAGCTATAGTTCATTTACACATTGGTAATGGTCTTCACAACATAGCAATAACTGGAGACTTCAAATTCATACCAACGAGGCTCTTGGAACCAGCGAATGCAAAGTTTCCTAGGCTCGAGACTCTCATTATGGAGTCAACGTATGGTGGGAGTAATGACATCCAAATGCCAAGAGAAGAAGCAGAGAAAAGGCTCATTGAAGTGATACATCAAACTATAAAGAGAGGAGGGAAAGTATTGATTCCAGCAATGGCCGTTGGGAGAGCCCAGGAAGTTATGATGGTTCTTGAAGAATACGCGCGGATAGGAGGTATTGATGTACCAATATACCTTGATGGCATGATCTGGGAGGCTACTGCTATTCACACGGCTTATCCAGAGTACTTAAGCAGGAGACTTAGGGAGCAGATATTCAAGGAAGGTTATAATCCATTCCTAAGTGAGATATTCCATCCAGTGGCAAACTCCAGGGAAAGGCAAGATATCATAGACAGTAAGGAACCTGCAATAATAATAGCATCCTCGGGTATGCTAGTAGGCGGACCTAGCGTTGAATACTTTAAGCAATTAGCTCCTGATCCAAAGAACTCGATAATCTTTGTAAGTTATCAGGCTGAAGGAACTCTTGGAAGACAGGTTCAAAACGGAGCTAGAGAGATTCCAATGATTGGGGAGGAGGGTAGAACGGAAGTTATTAAAGTGAACATGGAAGTGTATACAATAGATGGCTTTTCAGGTCATGCCGATAGGAGAGAGCTCATGAATTATGTCGCTAAGGTGAGACCTAGGCCCGAGAGAGTGATAACAGTCCATGGAGAGCCTCAGAAATGTCTTGATCTTGCAACAAGCATACATAAGAAATTTGGACTCTCCACAAGAGCTCCAAATAACTTGGATACAATAAGGTTGAGGTGA
- a CDS encoding 2-dehydropantoate 2-reductase codes for MKVYILGAGAIGSLFGGLLAKAGVDVLLIGRDPHVKSIGERGLVIKGIINEEIRVNATTSIPKEKPDLIILSTKAYSTEDALNSAKDIVRETWVLSIQNGIGNEDKILRVGGKAIGGITTNGAILKEPGIVEWKGKGITIIGLYPQGHNEFVEEVAELFNKAGLETHTSDNIIGWIWAKAIVNSAINTIGSILEIKNGLIKDNQYLLSAAMEVIKEGCRIALQNGIEFEVPPMELFFQTLEQTKDNYNSMLQDLWRGKRTEIDYISGKIVEYGKYVNLEAPMNSLLWALVKAKEELRNNVWRKGK; via the coding sequence TTGAAGGTATACATCCTTGGGGCAGGGGCAATAGGATCACTATTTGGGGGTCTTCTAGCTAAGGCAGGGGTAGATGTTCTTTTGATAGGTAGAGATCCCCATGTAAAATCTATCGGAGAAAGAGGTTTAGTCATAAAGGGTATCATTAATGAGGAAATAAGGGTTAATGCAACAACATCAATCCCTAAAGAAAAACCAGATCTCATAATATTATCCACAAAGGCATACTCAACTGAGGATGCGCTAAACTCGGCAAAAGACATCGTTAGGGAAACATGGGTTTTAAGCATTCAAAATGGAATAGGTAACGAAGATAAGATATTAAGGGTTGGAGGAAAAGCCATTGGTGGAATTACAACCAATGGTGCCATTCTTAAAGAACCAGGAATCGTTGAATGGAAGGGAAAAGGAATCACAATTATAGGCTTATACCCGCAGGGACACAATGAATTTGTTGAAGAAGTTGCAGAGCTATTCAATAAAGCAGGGCTCGAGACTCATACTAGTGATAATATCATCGGATGGATATGGGCAAAGGCAATAGTTAACTCCGCTATAAACACAATTGGTAGTATATTGGAAATAAAGAATGGGCTCATAAAAGATAATCAATATCTACTATCAGCAGCTATGGAAGTTATAAAGGAAGGATGCAGAATTGCATTACAGAATGGTATAGAGTTTGAAGTTCCCCCAATGGAACTGTTTTTTCAAACCTTAGAACAAACTAAGGATAACTACAATTCGATGCTCCAAGATCTATGGAGAGGGAAACGAACCGAAATAGATTATATAAGTGGTAAAATAGTTGAATACGGAAAGTACGTTAATCTTGAAGCACCAATGAATTCTCTCCTGTGGGCACTTGTAAAAGCGAAGGAGGAGCTGAGGAATAATGTTTGGCGGAAAGGAAAATGA
- a CDS encoding pyridoxal-phosphate dependent enzyme has translation MKCPVCGREYEEIIPPFCICGAELELTYDYSSIDVKKWKRRIPGVWRYKELLPPVKKIISLREGGTPLLKARISEKLGVDVYIKDETRNPTGSFRDRLATVAVSYGLPYASNGFIIASDGNAAASVAAYSARAEKEAFVIVPRKVDKGKLIQMIAFGAKIIRYGESVDDAIEYAREIAKLNGLYNVTPEDNIIGLEGQKTIAYELWEEINPTHVIVPTGSGSYLYSIYKGFKELLEIGVLKEMPKLVAVQVDKCNPIAAEILGMEKECREIKALGLYVRNPVMKSRAVKAIKETRGTAVIVREEEIDAGEKLLANEGIFAELSSAVVMPALLKLVESEFVEKGDKVVLVVTGSGLKTGEGGREKFSIGGTKLEILKILKDREMYAYEIWKALGKPLKYQAVHQHIRELQDLGLIEEAYRRGKRIYYKLTEKGARLVENLE, from the coding sequence ATGAAGTGCCCCGTATGTGGTAGAGAATACGAGGAAATAATACCTCCTTTTTGTATTTGTGGGGCAGAGCTAGAGCTTACTTATGATTACTCTTCAATTGATGTCAAAAAGTGGAAAAGAAGAATTCCTGGGGTTTGGAGATACAAGGAACTTTTACCTCCTGTTAAGAAGATAATATCGCTAAGGGAGGGAGGGACCCCTCTATTAAAGGCTAGGATCAGTGAAAAACTTGGAGTTGATGTATATATAAAAGATGAGACCCGAAATCCTACCGGGTCCTTTCGAGATAGGCTTGCAACCGTTGCAGTGTCTTATGGATTACCTTATGCATCCAATGGATTTATAATAGCGAGTGATGGAAATGCCGCTGCTTCGGTGGCTGCTTATTCTGCAAGAGCAGAGAAAGAAGCTTTTGTTATAGTGCCCAGGAAGGTAGACAAAGGTAAACTAATCCAGATGATAGCTTTTGGGGCAAAGATAATAAGATATGGAGAGAGTGTTGATGATGCTATAGAATATGCGAGAGAAATCGCAAAACTGAATGGCCTCTATAATGTGACTCCCGAAGATAACATAATTGGACTTGAAGGCCAAAAAACTATAGCTTATGAGTTATGGGAGGAGATAAATCCAACTCATGTAATAGTTCCCACGGGGAGTGGAAGTTACTTATATTCAATATACAAAGGTTTCAAGGAACTTCTAGAAATTGGAGTTCTAAAGGAAATGCCCAAGTTAGTTGCAGTGCAAGTCGATAAGTGTAATCCGATAGCGGCCGAAATCTTGGGTATGGAAAAAGAGTGTAGGGAAATAAAGGCGTTGGGTTTATACGTCAGAAATCCGGTAATGAAATCAAGAGCCGTAAAGGCGATAAAGGAGACTAGAGGAACTGCCGTCATTGTACGTGAAGAGGAGATAGATGCTGGGGAAAAATTATTAGCAAATGAAGGAATATTTGCTGAACTATCATCGGCCGTAGTAATGCCTGCCCTCTTAAAGCTCGTTGAAAGCGAGTTTGTAGAAAAAGGAGATAAGGTTGTTTTAGTTGTTACTGGGTCTGGATTAAAAACAGGAGAAGGGGGCCGAGAAAAGTTTTCAATTGGTGGAACTAAGCTTGAAATACTCAAAATATTAAAGGATAGAGAAATGTATGCCTATGAGATATGGAAAGCTCTTGGCAAGCCTCTTAAATACCAAGCTGTTCACCAACACATTAGGGAGCTTCAGGATTTAGGTCTCATTGAAGAAGCTTACAGGAGAGGGAAAAGGATATATTATAAGTTAACCGAGAAAGGGGCTAGATTAGTTGAAAACTTAGAGTAG
- the pyrH gene encoding UMP kinase encodes MRIVFDIGGSVLIPDNPDVSFIKKLSYELIKVSEDHEVAIVVGGGKTAREYIRVATEFNASETFKDYIGIQITRANAMLLIAALRERAYPQVVEDFWEAWRAIQLKKIPVMGGTHPGHTTDAVSALLAEFLGADLLIVVTNVDGVYTDDPKKNPNAMKIPKMKAEELVRLVSEGVEKAGMSTVIDPLAAKVILRSGIRTYVIGKDDAMKMFEVVKGNHNGTIIEP; translated from the coding sequence ATGAGGATAGTATTTGATATTGGGGGTTCAGTTCTAATACCTGATAATCCGGATGTTTCATTTATAAAAAAACTATCCTACGAGTTAATAAAAGTTAGTGAGGATCATGAAGTAGCAATTGTTGTGGGTGGTGGAAAAACAGCTAGAGAATATATAAGGGTTGCTACAGAGTTCAATGCGAGTGAGACCTTTAAGGACTATATAGGAATACAAATAACTAGGGCAAATGCAATGCTCTTGATTGCTGCCCTAAGAGAAAGGGCTTATCCTCAGGTAGTTGAAGACTTCTGGGAAGCTTGGAGGGCTATTCAGCTCAAGAAAATTCCAGTCATGGGAGGAACTCATCCTGGACATACTACTGATGCCGTATCAGCTCTTCTTGCTGAATTTTTGGGGGCAGATCTTCTAATTGTAGTTACTAATGTTGATGGGGTTTATACTGACGACCCTAAAAAGAACCCGAATGCTATGAAAATTCCTAAGATGAAAGCTGAAGAATTAGTAAGACTGGTAAGTGAAGGTGTCGAGAAAGCAGGAATGAGTACCGTTATTGATCCTTTAGCGGCTAAAGTAATATTGAGAAGTGGGATTAGGACTTACGTAATTGGAAAAGATGATGCTATGAAGATGTTTGAAGTCGTAAAAGGTAATCACAACGGCACGATTATAGAACCTTAA
- the amrS gene encoding AmmeMemoRadiSam system radical SAM enzyme, giving the protein MKEAKYWEPLDGKKVRCNLCPLNCIINEGKRGSCRVRMNINGMLYTLNYGKVSSIALDPIEKKPLFHFWPGSCAFSIGTVGCNMHCRHCQNWEISQADETFPYLQDATPEAIVRLAKHYECESIAYTYNEPTIWYEFVLDTAKLAKKEGLNNILVTNGYINEEPFRELAPYIDAMNIDIKAFDDRFYMKIASVPTGEPSRKIAEMAKNEFGIHVELTYLIIPTLNDRDEEIRAFARWVVNSLGDDTPVHFSRFFPHYKLLHLPPTPIETLEKAYKIAREEGLKFVYLGNVPGHRGENTYCPRCGKLLIERWGFEILRYEIQDGKCKYCGENIPVVGEYKRKKYRGMWW; this is encoded by the coding sequence ATGAAGGAGGCAAAATATTGGGAACCCTTAGATGGTAAAAAAGTAAGGTGTAATCTCTGTCCCTTGAATTGCATAATAAATGAAGGAAAAAGAGGATCTTGCAGGGTTAGGATGAATATTAATGGGATGCTATATACCCTAAATTATGGAAAGGTCTCATCTATAGCTCTTGACCCTATAGAGAAAAAGCCCCTCTTCCACTTTTGGCCAGGTTCTTGTGCCTTTTCGATAGGTACTGTGGGTTGCAATATGCATTGTAGGCACTGTCAGAACTGGGAGATCAGTCAGGCTGATGAGACATTTCCGTACCTTCAGGATGCTACTCCTGAGGCGATAGTGAGGCTAGCGAAACATTATGAATGCGAGAGCATAGCTTACACGTACAATGAGCCGACGATTTGGTATGAATTCGTTCTTGATACTGCGAAACTTGCTAAAAAAGAAGGGCTGAACAACATTTTAGTTACAAATGGCTATATAAATGAAGAGCCATTCAGGGAGTTGGCTCCTTACATAGATGCCATGAACATTGACATAAAGGCTTTTGATGATCGGTTTTATATGAAAATAGCTAGCGTTCCTACCGGTGAACCAAGCAGGAAGATAGCTGAAATGGCAAAGAATGAGTTTGGAATTCATGTAGAGCTTACCTACCTAATAATCCCAACGTTAAATGATCGTGATGAAGAAATAAGGGCTTTTGCCCGTTGGGTTGTGAATAGCTTGGGTGATGATACTCCTGTCCATTTCTCAAGATTCTTCCCTCATTATAAATTATTACATCTCCCCCCAACTCCTATCGAAACCTTAGAAAAAGCTTATAAGATAGCAAGGGAGGAAGGGTTGAAGTTCGTGTACCTTGGAAATGTACCTGGACATAGAGGGGAAAATACATACTGTCCAAGATGCGGAAAATTGCTGATAGAAAGGTGGGGATTTGAGATCCTAAGATATGAAATACAAGACGGTAAGTGTAAATATTGTGGGGAAAATATCCCCGTAGTCGGAGAATATAAAAGGAAAAAGTATAGGGGAATGTGGTGGTAA